A single region of the Ziziphus jujuba cultivar Dongzao chromosome 10, ASM3175591v1 genome encodes:
- the LOC107434704 gene encoding protein DJ-1 homolog D-like — MGQKRVLILCGDYMEDLEVMVPFQALQAFGVAVDAVCPGKEAGDFCRTAIHELPLGLQTYFESRGHNFTLNANFDEIEVSKYDGLVIQGGRSSEYLAVNASVVDLVRKFSESKKPIAAVCHGQLLLAAAGSAKGRKCTAYCAVRPALIAAGAHWVEPETLAACVADGNLITAASYEGHPEYIRFFVKALGGNITGSDKKILFLCGDYMEDYEVTVPFQSLQALGCHVDAVCPKKKAGDTCVTAVHDFEGDQTYSEKPGHNFTLTADFEGLDSSSYDALVIPGGRSPEYLALDEKVVAVVRHFMDAKKPVASICHGQQILAASGVLQGKKCTAYPAVKLNVVLSGATWLEPDPIYRCFTDGNLVTGAAWPGHPEFISQLMALLGVRVSF, encoded by the exons atgggTCAGAAAAGGGTGTTGATATTGTGCGGAGACTACATGGAAGATTTGGAGGTGATGGTTCCTTTTCAAGCCTTGCAGGCTTTCGGAGTGGCCGTTGATGCCGTCTGTCCCGGCAAGGAAGCCGGTGATTTCTGTCGCACCGCCATTCATGAGCTTCCTCTTGGTCTCCAG ACATACTTTGAATCACGTGGGCATAATTTCACCCTCAAtgcaaattttgatgaaattgaaGTTAGCAAATATGATGGGTTAGTGATACAAGGAGGGCGTTCTTCAGAATATCTGGCTGTGAATGCATCAGTCGTGGACTTGGTGAGAAAATTTTCTGAGTCCAAGAAGCCAATTGCCGCTGTTTGCCATGGACAACTGTTACTTGCAGCGGCAGGTTCAGCTAAAGGTCGCAAGTGCACAGCATATTGTGCTGTGAGACCTGCACTCATTGCTGCCGGTGCTCATTGGGTGGAACCTGAGACCTTGGCGGCTTGTGTTGCTGATGGTAATCTAATCACCGCGGCTTCATATGAAGGCCACCCTGAGTATATTAGGTTCTTCGTAAAGGCACTTGGAGGCAACATAACTGGTTCGGATAAAAAGATCTTATTCCTCTGTGGG GATTACATGGAGGATTATGAGGTAACTGTTCCTTTTCAGTCCCTTCAAGCTCTAGGGTGCCATGTTGATGCAGTGTGTCCCAAGAAGAAGGCTGGTGATACCTGTGTAACTGCTGTCCATGATTTTGAAGGTGACCAGACCTACAGTGAGAAGCCAGGCCATAATTTCACATTAACAGCTGATTTTGAAGGTTTAGACAGCTCAAGTTATGATGCTCTCGTCATCCCTGGAGGTCGATCGCCTGAATATTTGGCATTAGATGAGAAGGTTGTTGCAGTAGTGAGGCATTTTATGGATGCCAAAAAACCTGTTGCTTCTATCTGTCATGGGCAGCAAATTTTAGCTGCATCTGGTGTTCTTCAG GGAAAGAAATGTACAGCATACCCAGCCGTGAAGCTTAATGTGGTGTTATCAGGGGCGACATGGTTAGAACCTGATCCAATTTACCGCTGTTTCACTGATGGAAATTTGGTGACTGGAGCTGCTTGGCCTGGCCACCCGGAGTTCATTTCTCAGTTGATGGCATTGCTTGGTGTTAGAGTGTCGTTTTAA